The following are encoded together in the Flavobacterium sp. TR2 genome:
- a CDS encoding DUF6046 domain-containing protein: MVFDFVNVRTYKPLEPASLDFKFEGSEHYGVPTLTSLAFQYKGKRIEFVECIATVNMERNIVTTPMEGRDGTIKEYISEGDYTIQIDGAVTNYSETDPEKSRDYPVEKLQELLSFLKIKDSLEVQSDYLTLFGIKSVVVKSYGMLQETHSNRQAFQLQLLSDTPYEIKIKQDAGFSF; the protein is encoded by the coding sequence ATGGTTTTCGATTTTGTGAATGTCCGGACATATAAACCATTAGAGCCCGCAAGTCTGGACTTTAAATTTGAAGGTTCTGAACATTATGGAGTTCCAACACTTACAAGCTTAGCATTTCAGTACAAAGGAAAGCGGATTGAATTTGTGGAATGCATTGCCACAGTAAACATGGAAAGAAATATTGTGACTACTCCTATGGAGGGAAGAGACGGAACCATAAAAGAATATATAAGCGAAGGGGATTATACCATCCAGATCGATGGCGCAGTAACAAATTACAGTGAAACAGACCCTGAGAAAAGCAGGGATTATCCAGTAGAAAAACTGCAGGAGCTCTTAAGTTTTTTAAAGATCAAGGATAGCTTGGAAGTGCAGAGCGATTATCTCACGCTTTTTGGAATTAAAAGCGTTGTTGTCAAATCGTACGGAATGCTGCAGGAAACCCACAGTAACCGTCAGGCTTTTCAATTGCAGCTGTTAAGTGATACGCCATACGAAATAAAAATAAAACAGGATGCTGGTTTTAGTTTCTGA
- a CDS encoding phage tail tape measure protein produces the protein MDSINYNLNFQSNGGQIFATINGGLASVQENTTRTTKVFGDCYKALLAVKLASEGIQQLGQILDEVVQPGIELNTQMADLGAITGLTGQGLKDIEMAARQSSKVFGTDASNNVNAYKLILSQLSPEIAQNSEAMKLMGDNVNILSKTMGGDTVAATNVLTTAMNQYGVNLEDPIAASKVMADMMNVMAAGAKEGSAELPQIQAALEQVGMVAKTTGISFVTTNAAIQMLDKAGKKGSEGGVALRNVLTTLSEGRFASKDATEGLQAMGISTLKLSDASIPLTDRLRMLRPVMSDTALMTKVFGKENMAAGIALIETADAQDELALKITGTNTAVEQANTIMGSYQERMNRINAVFTDWRISIFNATQAYLPYLQTSVKVFTTAGKIAESYTALKSVISAFLPKLFIKTVATQADTAVTAENAAVTGVGSIINRIYAATIGSITRATLSATIAQLGLNAAMLANPIGLIIVGVVALIAIFKMLWDNSKSFREVLFGIWEAAKAVFNNIGIIVQRVWNMIVKPIIMAYYNAYKFVFTKIWEFIKFVFNAIASIFVWYYETAVSIFTAVSDFVVGVFNWIAEKVGGVLTFIGSFFSGIWEWFSSTFSGFVKFIDEWLVQPIISAFSGVWDWIVALFEKIMDKLTGVFAPIKKFFKTLFSSEGMTDVKAAYKEGEKKGAASYDKDHRKEKDKEKPVQEKKKDEKPIFDVTKGFQAGVAPTKPIAGVGAKDKKEGGSGGGSGSRSINIGKLIENMTLHFHGTAKESKESIKQSVTEALLTAVNDVNLAQ, from the coding sequence ATGGATAGTATTAATTATAATCTGAATTTTCAGAGCAACGGCGGGCAAATTTTTGCCACAATAAACGGCGGGCTTGCAAGCGTTCAGGAAAATACTACCAGAACAACTAAGGTTTTTGGCGACTGCTATAAGGCGCTTCTTGCAGTTAAATTGGCATCCGAGGGGATACAGCAGTTGGGGCAGATATTGGATGAAGTTGTACAGCCAGGAATTGAACTAAATACGCAGATGGCGGATTTAGGAGCAATTACAGGACTAACCGGACAAGGCCTGAAAGATATTGAAATGGCGGCCAGACAGAGTTCTAAAGTATTTGGAACTGACGCCAGCAACAACGTAAATGCATATAAGCTGATACTTTCGCAATTGTCTCCGGAGATCGCCCAAAATTCTGAGGCGATGAAGCTCATGGGAGATAATGTAAATATCCTGTCTAAAACGATGGGAGGCGATACAGTGGCAGCTACCAATGTTCTTACCACCGCCATGAATCAGTACGGCGTGAACCTCGAGGACCCAATTGCCGCTAGTAAAGTCATGGCAGACATGATGAATGTTATGGCTGCAGGCGCAAAAGAGGGTTCTGCTGAGCTTCCGCAGATTCAGGCTGCCCTGGAACAGGTCGGAATGGTTGCCAAAACAACGGGAATTTCGTTTGTCACTACAAACGCCGCAATCCAAATGCTTGACAAAGCAGGGAAAAAAGGTTCTGAGGGCGGTGTGGCTCTTCGAAATGTTTTAACGACTTTATCGGAAGGCCGTTTTGCTTCAAAGGATGCAACCGAAGGGCTGCAAGCTATGGGAATTTCAACTTTGAAATTATCAGATGCCAGCATCCCGCTTACAGACCGTTTAAGAATGCTTCGCCCTGTAATGAGCGATACAGCCTTAATGACTAAGGTTTTCGGTAAAGAAAACATGGCGGCGGGTATCGCACTTATTGAAACCGCTGACGCGCAGGATGAACTGGCGCTAAAGATCACCGGAACAAACACGGCGGTAGAACAGGCCAATACGATCATGGGAAGCTACCAGGAGCGCATGAACAGAATTAACGCGGTGTTCACCGACTGGAGAATATCAATCTTTAATGCGACTCAGGCCTATCTTCCCTATTTGCAGACAAGCGTAAAAGTATTTACGACTGCCGGAAAGATAGCCGAAAGCTATACCGCACTTAAAAGTGTCATTAGCGCATTTCTGCCAAAGCTGTTTATAAAAACCGTAGCAACGCAGGCAGATACGGCTGTAACGGCTGAGAATGCTGCAGTGACGGGAGTTGGAAGTATCATAAACAGGATTTACGCTGCAACTATAGGAAGTATTACAAGAGCCACTTTAAGCGCAACAATTGCGCAATTGGGATTAAATGCCGCAATGCTCGCCAATCCTATAGGTTTAATAATTGTAGGGGTTGTTGCGCTGATTGCCATTTTTAAGATGCTATGGGATAACTCCAAAAGTTTCAGGGAGGTGCTCTTCGGTATTTGGGAAGCTGCAAAAGCAGTCTTTAATAACATTGGAATAATAGTACAGCGAGTCTGGAACATGATTGTTAAACCAATCATCATGGCTTATTACAATGCCTACAAATTCGTATTCACCAAAATTTGGGAGTTCATAAAGTTTGTTTTCAATGCTATCGCTTCAATATTCGTATGGTACTATGAAACTGCAGTTTCCATTTTTACAGCAGTGAGTGATTTTGTTGTCGGCGTTTTCAATTGGATTGCTGAAAAGGTAGGCGGAGTTTTAACATTCATAGGTTCTTTTTTCAGCGGTATTTGGGAATGGTTCAGTAGCACTTTTTCAGGATTTGTAAAATTTATTGATGAATGGCTCGTACAGCCCATCATATCAGCATTTAGCGGAGTATGGGATTGGATAGTCGCACTATTTGAGAAAATTATGGATAAGCTTACAGGCGTTTTTGCGCCGATAAAGAAGTTCTTCAAAACTCTTTTCTCCAGTGAGGGAATGACCGATGTAAAAGCGGCATATAAAGAAGGTGAGAAAAAAGGTGCGGCCAGCTATGATAAAGATCACCGGAAGGAAAAGGACAAAGAAAAGCCTGTCCAGGAAAAGAAAAAAGACGAAAAGCCAATATTCGACGTCACCAAAGGATTCCAGGCAGGCGTTGCACCGACAAAACCGATTGCCGGAGTTGGCGCAAAAGATAAAAAAGAAGGCGGTTCTGGCGGCGGTTCGGGGTCGCGCAGCATCAACATCGGAAAGCTGATCGAGAACATGACGCTGCATTTCCACGGAACCGCAAAGGAAAGTAAAGAAAGTATCAAACAGTCAGTTACAGAGGCATTATTGACTGCTGTAAATGATGTAAATCTAGCCCAATAA
- a CDS encoding DUF2586 family protein → MNTVQFNRQGGGLAKRLAGEDHISGLIVYGEANIAKTLLNEVEGLAGIGVTALTNPVMHYHVSEYFRINPGSKLYIVSSLLNDGEYVAVKQLQQFAEAKIRQIGVVDLITVFADLAETSGAIKDVLDELAILNMPLELLYSMHGITSANLLALPDLHTFSNDRFSVVIGQDGAGRGNYVSELVTKKVGIIGAALGAVSKAKVHESIAWVERQNLVTTAYPKALTGGNVLARELDVPAFIDGTLISDFTPGQIQSISSKGYIFMIKHIGYTGTFFNDSFTATDLDSDFATIETNRAMDKAQRGVYIKLLPKVSGPIYVDPVTGNLTQDVIASLEAIASIPLEQMERDGEISGFKININPDQEVLTTSKLEVTIKIVPVGVLREIVVNLGFTLQL, encoded by the coding sequence ATGAACACAGTTCAATTTAATAGACAAGGCGGAGGCTTAGCCAAGAGGCTTGCGGGCGAAGATCACATAAGCGGTCTGATCGTCTACGGTGAGGCCAACATCGCCAAAACGCTTCTTAACGAGGTTGAAGGTTTAGCTGGTATTGGAGTGACGGCTTTGACAAATCCTGTCATGCATTATCACGTGTCGGAATATTTCAGAATTAATCCTGGTTCGAAGCTTTACATTGTTTCTTCATTGCTGAATGATGGCGAATATGTTGCCGTAAAGCAATTGCAGCAGTTTGCTGAGGCAAAAATCAGACAGATTGGAGTTGTCGACCTTATAACTGTTTTTGCTGATTTGGCGGAAACATCGGGAGCGATTAAAGATGTGCTAGACGAGCTGGCCATCTTAAATATGCCTTTGGAACTGCTTTACTCTATGCACGGGATAACGTCAGCCAATTTATTGGCATTGCCAGACCTGCACACTTTCAGCAACGACAGATTTAGTGTTGTAATTGGCCAAGATGGCGCTGGGCGCGGAAATTATGTTTCTGAGCTTGTCACTAAAAAGGTTGGAATCATTGGAGCCGCATTAGGAGCGGTGTCTAAAGCTAAGGTTCACGAAAGCATTGCTTGGGTAGAAAGGCAGAACCTTGTTACAACAGCCTATCCAAAAGCTCTTACAGGCGGGAATGTCCTTGCGCGTGAATTAGACGTGCCGGCATTTATCGATGGCACTTTGATAAGCGACTTTACTCCTGGACAAATCCAGTCGATCAGCAGCAAAGGCTACATCTTTATGATTAAGCATATCGGCTACACCGGAACTTTCTTCAATGACAGTTTCACGGCTACAGATTTAGACAGCGATTTCGCAACAATCGAAACTAACCGCGCAATGGATAAAGCGCAGAGAGGCGTCTACATCAAATTGCTGCCTAAAGTTTCGGGACCGATTTATGTTGATCCGGTGACAGGAAATCTGACGCAGGATGTAATCGCCTCACTCGAGGCAATCGCCTCGATTCCATTGGAACAGATGGAGCGTGACGGTGAAATCAGCGGTTTTAAAATAAACATTAACCCAGACCAGGAAGTGCTGACGACTTCGAAGCTTGAAGTTACAATTAAGATTGTGCCTGTCGGAGTTCTTCGAGAGATCGTTGTCAATCTTGGTTTCACATTACAATTATAG